Proteins encoded together in one Citromicrobium bathyomarinum window:
- a CDS encoding NAD(+) synthase — MGQSAHPFFDLHTHGFVRVATCTPCVRPADVSGNAKSIVQIARDAHEAGVDFAVYPELCVTGYAIDDLHLQSAVIDAAETAVARIIEESAGLTPVLVIGAPVRRGSRLYNCALAISNGRLLGVVPKSYLPNYREFYEKRQFTRGHNCQGLDVTIAGHEAPFGTDVIFAADNLPDFVFGIEICEDFWAPQPPGMMAAMAGATILANLSASPVTIGRASDRHLHCASSSSRGMCAYAYSASGHGESTTDLAWDGQGVIYELGELMQESVRFDRGAELCVIDIDTQRIVNNRTQNGTFHDASEAAGRPEDWYRRVGFTHNMRAAETVGGWGLKRPVRRFPFVPDDPDTLHEDCYEAVNIQVDALMRRIEATRPKSLVLGISGGLDSTHALLVACVACDRLGLPRETIRGYTMPGFGTSDRTKDNALKLMDAAGITAETIDIVPAAQLMLKDIGHPFADGKEVYDTTFENVQAGLRTDYLFRLAGHHGGFVIGTGDLSELALGWCTYGVGDQMSHYGVNSGVPKTLIQYLMRWMIETDQFSHDLNEVLEDVLGTEISPELVPAGADGAIQSTEDHIGPYALHDFFLHHIARHGQSPSHVAFLAWHAWKDAESGKWPLGFPDEAKQAYDLATIRKWLAVFCRRFFGFSQFKRSAMPNGPKVSMGGALSPRGDWRAPSDAVADLWLAEIEANIPES, encoded by the coding sequence ATGGGCCAGAGCGCACACCCCTTCTTCGACCTGCACACGCACGGCTTCGTGCGCGTTGCGACCTGCACGCCCTGTGTGCGCCCGGCGGATGTCTCCGGCAATGCCAAGAGCATCGTCCAGATCGCGCGCGACGCGCACGAGGCGGGGGTCGACTTCGCGGTCTATCCCGAACTGTGCGTTACCGGCTACGCGATCGACGATCTGCATCTGCAGAGCGCGGTGATCGATGCGGCCGAAACGGCGGTCGCTCGGATTATCGAGGAAAGCGCCGGGCTGACCCCGGTGCTGGTGATCGGCGCGCCCGTGCGACGCGGATCGCGGCTGTACAACTGCGCGCTCGCGATCTCCAACGGGCGGCTGCTGGGTGTCGTCCCCAAAAGCTACCTGCCCAATTACCGCGAGTTTTACGAGAAGCGGCAGTTTACCCGCGGGCATAATTGCCAGGGGCTCGACGTGACGATCGCAGGGCACGAAGCGCCCTTCGGCACCGATGTGATCTTCGCTGCCGACAACCTGCCGGACTTCGTCTTCGGGATCGAGATCTGCGAGGATTTCTGGGCCCCGCAGCCACCCGGCATGATGGCCGCGATGGCGGGGGCGACGATCCTCGCCAACCTGTCTGCCTCGCCCGTCACCATCGGGCGCGCGAGCGACCGCCACCTGCACTGCGCCTCCAGCTCCAGCCGGGGCATGTGCGCCTATGCCTATTCGGCGAGCGGGCACGGCGAGAGCACCACCGACCTCGCGTGGGACGGGCAGGGCGTGATCTACGAGCTGGGCGAGCTGATGCAGGAAAGCGTGCGGTTCGATCGCGGCGCGGAGCTGTGCGTGATCGACATCGACACGCAGCGGATCGTCAACAACCGCACCCAGAACGGCACCTTCCACGATGCGAGCGAGGCGGCGGGCCGCCCCGAAGACTGGTATCGCCGCGTGGGCTTCACCCACAATATGCGCGCCGCGGAGACCGTGGGCGGATGGGGCCTGAAGCGCCCGGTGCGCCGCTTCCCCTTCGTGCCCGACGATCCCGATACCCTGCACGAGGACTGCTACGAGGCGGTCAACATCCAGGTCGATGCGCTGATGCGGCGGATCGAGGCGACCAGGCCGAAGAGCCTCGTTCTCGGCATTTCGGGCGGGCTCGATTCGACCCACGCGCTGCTGGTCGCGTGCGTTGCGTGCGACCGGCTGGGCCTGCCGCGCGAGACCATCCGCGGCTATACCATGCCCGGCTTCGGCACCTCCGACCGGACGAAGGACAATGCGCTCAAACTGATGGACGCGGCGGGGATCACTGCCGAGACGATCGACATCGTGCCCGCAGCGCAGCTTATGCTGAAAGACATCGGTCACCCCTTCGCCGACGGGAAGGAGGTGTACGACACCACGTTCGAGAACGTGCAGGCGGGGCTGCGCACCGATTACCTGTTCCGGCTGGCGGGCCACCACGGCGGCTTCGTGATCGGCACCGGCGACCTGTCCGAACTGGCGCTGGGCTGGTGCACCTACGGCGTGGGCGACCAGATGAGCCATTACGGCGTCAATTCGGGCGTGCCCAAGACGCTGATCCAGTACCTGATGCGCTGGATGATCGAGACCGACCAGTTCAGCCACGACCTGAACGAGGTGCTGGAGGATGTGCTGGGGACCGAGATCAGCCCCGAACTGGTGCCCGCAGGGGCCGACGGCGCGATCCAGAGCACCGAGGACCATATCGGCCCCTATGCGCTGCACGATTTCTTCCTTCACCACATCGCCCGCCACGGCCAGTCGCCCAGCCATGTCGCGTTTCTGGCGTGGCATGCGTGGAAGGACGCTGAGAGCGGAAAGTGGCCGCTGGGCTTCCCCGACGAGGCGAAGCAGGCATACGACCTCGCGACGATCCGCAAGTGGCTGGCCGTGTTCTGCCGCCGCTTCTTCGGCTTCAGCCAGTTCAAGCGCAGCGCGATGCCCAACGGTCCCAAGGTCTCGATGGGCGGGGCGCTGAGCCCGCGCGGCGACTGGCGCGCACCCAGCGATGCGGTCGCCGACCTGTGGCTGGCAGAGATCGAAGCGAACATCCCGGAAAGCTAG
- a CDS encoding histidine kinase dimerization/phosphoacceptor domain -containing protein: protein MPNHKLTAVDAANFLPRKFPPLVAQVLFGLALALAMIGLRTLIDIVAPNAGPFALVYPMVLIATLFGRLLAGIICLIVSFLWAWYVVLPFHGSFAFEVASDQSRVLINFLSTCVVLVLAEIFRAAVRVREAELHESLERRRWLMAELQHRTKNNFALVASMIELQKRRQDNPAAAAALEAAANRVFSFSRAYAQLAVDGADRKEGAIDMASYLEDVVDHLVHASFDDNVKVECRIAPIPLPRDQAVAIGLFLNEALTNAAKYAFGDGRDGELTIVLSGSTNDWRLEVRDNGAGTAANSDADGGLGKSLMRTFAHQAGAEQDIEVDEHGCRVTLARLPLTA, encoded by the coding sequence TTGCCCAACCATAAGCTGACCGCTGTCGACGCGGCCAATTTCCTGCCACGGAAATTTCCACCGCTTGTCGCGCAAGTGCTCTTCGGGCTTGCGCTGGCGCTGGCGATGATCGGCCTGCGCACGCTGATCGACATCGTCGCTCCCAACGCAGGCCCCTTCGCGCTGGTTTACCCGATGGTGCTGATCGCCACGCTGTTCGGGCGGTTGTTGGCCGGGATCATCTGCCTGATCGTCTCTTTCCTGTGGGCATGGTACGTCGTGCTGCCGTTCCACGGGTCGTTTGCGTTCGAGGTGGCGAGCGATCAGTCGCGCGTGCTGATCAACTTCCTGTCGACCTGCGTGGTGCTGGTCCTCGCCGAGATCTTCCGCGCGGCGGTCCGCGTGCGCGAGGCCGAACTGCACGAATCGCTCGAACGGCGGCGCTGGCTGATGGCCGAGCTGCAGCATCGCACGAAGAACAACTTCGCGCTGGTCGCGAGCATGATCGAATTGCAGAAACGCCGGCAGGACAATCCCGCCGCCGCCGCCGCACTGGAAGCCGCAGCCAATCGCGTGTTCTCCTTCAGCCGCGCCTACGCGCAGCTGGCGGTGGACGGGGCCGACCGCAAGGAAGGCGCGATCGACATGGCGAGTTATCTGGAGGATGTGGTCGACCACCTGGTCCACGCGTCCTTCGACGATAACGTGAAGGTCGAATGCCGGATCGCGCCGATCCCGCTGCCGCGCGACCAGGCGGTGGCGATCGGCCTGTTCCTCAACGAAGCGCTGACCAATGCTGCCAAATACGCCTTCGGCGACGGCCGCGATGGGGAGCTGACCATCGTGCTCTCCGGGTCGACCAATGACTGGCGGCTGGAAGTGCGCGACAATGGCGCGGGCACCGCCGCCAACAGCGATGCCGATGGCGGGCTGGGCAAGAGCCTGATGCGCACCTTCGCGCACCAGGCCGGGGCCGAGCAGGACATCGAAGTCGACGAGCATGGCTGCCGCGTGACGCTGGCGCGCTTGCCGCTGACGGCGTAG
- a CDS encoding DNA topoisomerase IB, translating to MEKLIFVDDSLPGITRKGAGRGWAYYDPDGELIRDAAERERLNAIALPPAYSDCWFCPAPNGHILATGYDTKGRKQYRYHPQFRASRESEKFDRCLAFGARLPLLRKRVVDDLGARDLGLARALAGVVRLLDLGAIRIGNDTYARDNGSFGATTIKSHHVTVRGKTLRFRFRAKSGKHRDLELTDTHLAKIVRQMQDLDGQDLFSFVDPAADAVRDVTSSHVNAYLRETMGEDFSAKNFRTWHASAMAFGLLAGAKDDLTIKTVTETVAERLGNTPAITRKSYIHPAIFDLMDRQGEWREGLQLPRRTKWLAREERGLIEFLEDAPSPRDILAA from the coding sequence ATGGAAAAGCTCATTTTCGTCGACGACAGCCTGCCCGGCATCACCCGCAAGGGTGCCGGGCGCGGTTGGGCCTATTACGACCCCGATGGCGAGCTGATCCGCGACGCGGCAGAGCGCGAACGTCTGAATGCGATCGCTCTGCCGCCCGCCTATAGCGATTGCTGGTTCTGCCCCGCGCCCAACGGGCACATCCTTGCCACCGGATACGACACGAAGGGGCGCAAGCAATATCGCTATCACCCGCAATTTCGCGCCAGCCGGGAGAGCGAGAAGTTCGACCGCTGTCTGGCCTTCGGTGCACGCCTGCCGCTATTGAGGAAGCGGGTGGTCGACGATCTGGGTGCGCGCGATCTGGGGCTGGCGCGCGCGCTGGCCGGGGTTGTCCGGCTGCTCGATCTGGGCGCGATCCGGATCGGGAACGATACCTATGCGCGCGACAACGGCAGCTTCGGCGCGACCACGATCAAGAGCCATCACGTGACCGTGCGCGGCAAGACGCTGCGGTTCCGCTTCCGCGCCAAGTCGGGCAAGCACCGCGATCTGGAACTGACCGACACGCATCTGGCGAAGATCGTTCGGCAGATGCAGGATCTGGACGGGCAGGACCTGTTCTCCTTCGTCGATCCTGCCGCAGATGCCGTGCGCGATGTCACCTCCAGCCACGTCAACGCCTATCTGCGCGAGACCATGGGCGAGGATTTCAGCGCCAAGAACTTCCGCACCTGGCATGCCAGCGCGATGGCATTCGGACTGCTGGCGGGGGCGAAGGATGATCTGACCATCAAGACCGTGACGGAAACGGTCGCCGAAAGGCTGGGCAACACCCCGGCTATCACCCGCAAGAGCTATATTCACCCGGCGATCTTCGATCTGATGGACCGGCAGGGCGAATGGCGCGAGGGGCTGCAACTGCCCCGGCGGACCAAGTGGCTCGCGCGCGAGGAGCGCGGGCTGATCGAATTTCTCGAAGATGCGCCGTCTCCGCGCGACATTCTCGCTGCCTGA
- the yghU gene encoding glutathione-dependent disulfide-bond oxidoreductase has product MSEYTPPKVWTHDAENGGKFANINRPTAGAREQRELPKGDNPFQLYSLATPNGVKASIMLEELLEAGHPAEYDAYTINIGDGDQFGSGFVAINPNSKIPALVDRTGVEAIRVFESGAILLHLAEKFRAFQPTGQGRAEMLSWLFWQIGSAPFIGGGFGHFYAYAPEKFEYPINRYAMETKRLFSVADQRLGESRFLAGEDYTIADIATFAWLAPFVEGNIYNDAKTFLSIDEYANVARWVEEIAARPAVQRGRIVTKVWGDEDSQLRERHSAADFEGKVLKPSKPE; this is encoded by the coding sequence ATGAGCGAATATACGCCCCCCAAAGTCTGGACCCACGATGCGGAGAACGGCGGAAAGTTCGCCAATATCAACCGCCCCACCGCCGGTGCGCGCGAGCAGCGCGAGCTGCCCAAGGGCGACAACCCGTTCCAGCTCTACTCGCTCGCAACGCCCAACGGGGTGAAGGCCTCGATCATGCTGGAGGAGCTGCTGGAGGCGGGCCATCCGGCGGAATACGACGCCTACACGATCAATATCGGCGATGGCGACCAGTTTGGCTCCGGCTTCGTCGCGATCAATCCCAATTCCAAGATTCCCGCGCTGGTCGACCGGACCGGGGTTGAAGCGATCCGGGTGTTCGAGAGCGGCGCGATCCTGCTCCACCTCGCGGAGAAATTCCGCGCCTTCCAGCCCACCGGGCAGGGACGTGCGGAAATGCTCAGCTGGCTGTTCTGGCAGATCGGCAGCGCGCCCTTCATCGGCGGCGGGTTCGGCCATTTCTACGCCTATGCGCCCGAGAAGTTCGAATATCCGATCAACCGCTACGCGATGGAGACCAAGCGGCTCTTCAGCGTCGCCGACCAGCGGCTGGGCGAGAGCCGCTTCCTCGCGGGCGAGGATTACACGATTGCCGATATCGCCACCTTCGCCTGGCTCGCGCCCTTCGTGGAAGGCAATATCTACAACGACGCGAAGACCTTCCTCTCGATCGACGAATACGCCAACGTTGCGCGCTGGGTCGAGGAAATCGCCGCCCGCCCGGCGGTGCAGCGCGGCCGGATCGTCACCAAGGTGTGGGGCGATGAGGATTCGCAGCTGCGCGAACGCCACTCGGCAGCGGACTTCGAGGGCAAGGTGCTGAAACCCAGCAAGCCGGAGTAG
- the argE gene encoding acetylornithine deacetylase → MTDLATARQILDTLIGFDTTSRNSNLALIEWVEAYLARHGVESQRVPNQDGRKANLFAICGPKVEGGVILSGHTDVVPVGGQDWSSDPWTVREADGKLFGRGVADMKGFIALALAFVPRFVAGKLPVHLALSYDEEVGCQGAPAMIARMAQDIPSPRLAIVGEPSLMGIITGHKGIAVHEVSVRGHAAHSSLVDHGISANAVAVGLMHELLALAEELRARAAPDNGFDPPQATLTIGVMEGGTASNILAGHARFQFDLRCPPGEDAAAILAPFKARCEALDAELKGRFPNAGVQVEQHAGTPPMTPQGSEDAVAFVRALTGENGAPGQVAFAAEGGQFQAAGFPTVICGPGSIEQAHQPDEWIALSELEKGAAFMQRLAERLG, encoded by the coding sequence ATGACCGATCTCGCCACTGCCCGCCAAATCCTCGACACGCTGATCGGGTTCGACACGACCTCTCGCAACAGCAATCTCGCGCTGATCGAATGGGTCGAGGCGTATCTCGCCCGCCACGGCGTCGAATCGCAGCGGGTGCCCAACCAAGACGGGCGCAAGGCGAACCTGTTCGCAATCTGCGGGCCGAAGGTCGAAGGCGGGGTGATCCTGTCGGGACACACCGATGTGGTCCCTGTCGGCGGGCAGGACTGGTCAAGCGATCCGTGGACCGTGCGCGAGGCGGACGGGAAACTTTTCGGGCGCGGCGTGGCGGACATGAAGGGGTTCATCGCCCTCGCGCTCGCCTTCGTGCCGCGCTTCGTCGCGGGCAAGCTGCCGGTGCATCTGGCGCTGAGCTATGACGAGGAGGTCGGCTGCCAGGGCGCGCCTGCGATGATCGCGCGGATGGCGCAGGATATCCCGTCCCCGCGCCTCGCCATCGTGGGCGAGCCGAGCCTGATGGGCATCATCACCGGGCACAAGGGGATCGCGGTGCACGAGGTCAGCGTGCGCGGACACGCAGCACATTCCTCGTTGGTCGATCACGGGATTTCAGCCAACGCCGTCGCGGTCGGGCTGATGCACGAGCTGCTGGCGCTGGCGGAGGAATTGCGTGCGCGGGCGGCCCCGGACAACGGCTTCGACCCGCCGCAGGCAACGCTGACCATCGGCGTGATGGAGGGTGGCACCGCGTCGAACATCCTTGCCGGGCACGCACGCTTCCAGTTCGACCTGCGCTGCCCGCCGGGCGAGGATGCCGCGGCGATCCTCGCGCCGTTCAAGGCGCGATGCGAGGCGCTGGATGCAGAGTTGAAGGGACGGTTTCCCAACGCTGGCGTGCAGGTGGAGCAGCACGCGGGCACCCCGCCGATGACGCCGCAGGGCAGCGAGGACGCGGTTGCCTTCGTCCGCGCGCTGACGGGTGAGAACGGCGCGCCCGGTCAGGTCGCCTTCGCGGCCGAGGGCGGACAGTTTCAGGCGGCGGGATTCCCGACGGTGATCTGCGGGCCGGGTTCGATCGAACAGGCGCACCAGCCCGATGAGTGGATCGCGCTGTCGGAGCTGGAGAAGGGCGCGGCGTTTATGCAGCGGTTGGCAGAGAGGTTGGGGTAG
- a CDS encoding ABC-F family ATP-binding cassette domain-containing protein: protein MLTIDGITVRLGGRPILERASATIPQGARVGLIGRNGAGKSTLMKTLIGEIEPDDGSIGKPSKARVGYIAQEAPDGAITPEEAVLAADVERASLLQEADTCTDVNRLGEVHERLLAIDAYTAPARAAKILSGLGFDEEMQHRPLSSFSGGWKMRVALGALLFSEPDILLLDEPSNHLDLEATLWLENFLKSYPATLLVISHERDLLNNVVDHILHLQGGQLTIYSGGYDAFEKQRAERAAQLESAKAAQDAQRARLQDYVARNSARASTAKQAQARAKMLAKMQPIAALMEDPSLSFEFPSPGELRSPMITLDGAAVAYGEAPPILKRLNMRIDADDRIGLLGRNGNGKTTLARLLSSQLDPVEGAMNAPGKLKVGYFTQYQVEELASDETPLELMSRAMEGKTPAAVRAQLGRFGFSGPRATQKVEKLSGGERARLALALITRDAPHLLILDEPTNHLDVDAREALVQALNDYSGAVILISHDRHMVELTADRLMLVDGGTAKEYSGSMDDYIDFVMGRNQPKQPSGSGAAKPAPANPGKTRAKARFLKSELASAEKAMTKLEASLSQIDEAMCDPASAPAHLADIAMDDLLIRRAEVSERLAKAEAEWLALGEQIESLEDA, encoded by the coding sequence ATGCTTACGATCGACGGTATCACTGTCCGGCTTGGCGGCCGGCCCATTCTCGAACGCGCCAGCGCGACGATTCCGCAGGGCGCGCGGGTCGGGCTGATCGGCCGCAACGGGGCAGGCAAGTCGACCCTGATGAAGACCCTGATCGGCGAGATCGAGCCCGACGACGGATCGATCGGCAAGCCGTCCAAGGCACGCGTCGGCTATATCGCACAGGAAGCACCCGATGGCGCGATCACGCCGGAAGAAGCCGTGCTTGCCGCCGATGTCGAGCGCGCCAGTCTGCTCCAAGAGGCGGACACCTGCACCGATGTCAATCGGCTTGGCGAAGTGCACGAGCGACTGCTGGCGATCGACGCCTATACCGCGCCCGCGCGCGCGGCGAAGATCCTCAGCGGGCTGGGCTTCGATGAAGAGATGCAGCACCGCCCGCTCTCCAGCTTCTCGGGCGGGTGGAAGATGCGCGTCGCGCTGGGTGCGCTGCTGTTCTCCGAACCCGACATTCTGCTGCTCGACGAGCCGTCCAACCACCTCGATCTCGAAGCGACGCTGTGGCTGGAGAACTTCCTCAAGTCCTACCCCGCCACCCTGCTGGTCATCAGCCACGAACGCGATCTGCTGAACAATGTGGTCGACCACATCCTTCACCTGCAGGGCGGCCAGCTGACGATCTATAGCGGCGGCTACGACGCGTTCGAGAAGCAGCGGGCCGAGCGCGCGGCGCAGCTGGAGTCGGCCAAGGCCGCGCAGGATGCGCAGCGTGCGCGCCTGCAGGACTATGTCGCGCGCAACAGCGCCCGCGCGTCCACCGCCAAACAGGCGCAGGCGCGCGCGAAAATGCTCGCCAAGATGCAGCCGATCGCCGCGCTGATGGAAGACCCCTCGCTCAGCTTCGAGTTTCCCTCGCCCGGCGAATTGCGCTCTCCGATGATCACGCTCGACGGGGCGGCGGTCGCCTATGGGGAGGCCCCGCCGATCCTCAAGCGGCTCAACATGCGGATCGACGCAGACGATCGGATCGGGCTGCTGGGGCGCAACGGAAACGGCAAGACCACGCTCGCGCGCCTGCTGTCCTCGCAGCTCGACCCGGTCGAAGGCGCGATGAACGCGCCCGGCAAGCTGAAGGTCGGCTATTTCACCCAGTACCAGGTGGAAGAGCTCGCCAGCGACGAAACGCCGCTGGAGCTGATGTCGCGCGCGATGGAGGGCAAGACGCCCGCCGCGGTGCGCGCACAGCTGGGCCGCTTCGGCTTCTCCGGCCCGCGCGCGACGCAGAAGGTGGAGAAGCTTTCTGGCGGGGAGCGTGCGCGGCTGGCGCTGGCGCTGATCACCCGCGACGCGCCGCATCTGCTGATCCTCGACGAGCCGACCAACCACCTCGACGTCGATGCGCGCGAAGCGCTGGTGCAGGCGCTGAACGACTATTCGGGCGCGGTCATCCTGATCAGCCACGACCGCCACATGGTCGAGCTGACGGCGGATCGCCTGATGCTGGTCGATGGCGGCACCGCCAAGGAATATTCGGGCAGCATGGACGACTACATCGACTTCGTGATGGGCCGTAACCAGCCGAAGCAGCCGTCCGGCTCGGGCGCGGCAAAGCCTGCCCCGGCCAACCCCGGCAAGACCCGGGCGAAGGCTCGCTTCCTCAAGTCCGAACTGGCATCCGCCGAGAAAGCGATGACCAAGCTGGAAGCGAGCCTGTCGCAAATCGACGAGGCAATGTGCGATCCTGCCAGCGCGCCCGCGCACCTTGCAGACATTGCGATGGACGACCTGCTAATCCGGCGCGCCGAGGTGAGCGAGAGGTTGGCGAAGGCCGAAGCCGAATGGCTCGCGCTGGGCGAGCAGATCGAATCACTGGAAGACGCTTAG
- the recQ gene encoding DNA helicase RecQ, protein MTAQPRNSVPSAADAPHLLDKLHEVFGFRSFRGVQQQVVDRVMAGQSTLAVMPTGAGKSLTYQLPATMLEGTCVVISPLIALMHDQLRSASANGIRAATLTSADENRAETVQRLRAGELDLLYVAPERASQGHFRDLLSQCRISLFAIDEAHCVSEWGHDFRPDYRLLRPLMDQFADVPRLALTATADAHTRSDILTQLGIAPDGLIVAGFDRPNIRYTIRPRDSLTQQLRRLLAENPGPGIVYAQTRAATERLAESLSDGKREVRCYHAGLPAEVRAANQAAFVASENMVICATVAFGMGIDKPDVRFVAHAGLPKSIESYYQETGRAGRDGDPASAELFWGADDFAKARMRIGEVGEARQQGERTRLAALGALVETAGCRRAILLRHFGENPPETCGNCDNCLNPPKAIDATVVAQKYLSAVARTRQMYGAGYVESILTGQSSERSRSQGHDKLSVFGIVEGEEAALLKPVHRALLVRGALLPTEHGGMMLGPEARGFLKGEQPLDLVIPPKRAGGKRGSRAGSGQALNPVDDPLFDALRALRRDIAKENQIPPYVIFHDSVLRDMAGLRPQTRALLGELPGIGAKKLEAYGDAFLEVIRQHER, encoded by the coding sequence ATGACCGCCCAACCGCGTAACTCCGTCCCGAGCGCAGCCGATGCTCCGCACTTGCTGGACAAGCTGCACGAAGTTTTCGGATTCCGGTCGTTCCGGGGTGTCCAGCAGCAGGTCGTGGACCGCGTCATGGCGGGCCAGTCGACGCTCGCGGTGATGCCCACAGGCGCGGGCAAATCGCTGACCTACCAGCTGCCCGCGACCATGCTGGAGGGGACCTGCGTGGTCATCAGCCCGCTGATCGCGCTTATGCACGACCAGTTGCGCAGCGCCAGCGCCAACGGGATTCGCGCGGCCACGCTGACCAGCGCTGACGAAAACCGCGCAGAAACGGTCCAGCGCCTGCGCGCTGGCGAGCTCGACCTGCTGTACGTCGCGCCCGAACGCGCGAGCCAGGGCCATTTCCGCGATCTGCTGTCGCAGTGCCGCATTTCTCTGTTCGCGATCGACGAGGCGCATTGCGTGTCCGAATGGGGGCACGATTTCCGGCCCGACTATCGCCTGCTGCGCCCGCTGATGGACCAATTCGCGGACGTGCCGCGCCTCGCGCTGACCGCGACGGCGGATGCGCACACCCGGTCCGACATCCTGACCCAACTGGGGATCGCGCCCGACGGCCTCATCGTCGCGGGGTTCGACCGGCCCAACATCCGCTACACCATTCGTCCGCGAGACTCGCTGACGCAGCAGCTGCGACGCCTGCTCGCGGAGAACCCCGGCCCCGGCATCGTCTACGCGCAGACCCGCGCCGCGACCGAGCGGCTGGCCGAGTCCTTATCCGACGGAAAACGCGAAGTGCGCTGCTACCATGCGGGCCTGCCGGCTGAGGTACGCGCGGCGAACCAAGCGGCGTTCGTCGCGAGCGAGAACATGGTGATCTGCGCCACGGTCGCCTTCGGGATGGGAATCGACAAGCCCGACGTGCGCTTCGTCGCGCATGCGGGCCTGCCCAAGTCGATCGAGTCCTATTACCAGGAAACCGGCCGCGCCGGGCGCGATGGCGACCCGGCATCCGCGGAGCTATTCTGGGGTGCGGACGATTTCGCCAAGGCACGCATGCGCATCGGCGAGGTCGGCGAGGCCCGCCAGCAGGGCGAGCGCACGCGGCTCGCGGCGCTTGGCGCGCTGGTCGAGACTGCCGGATGCCGCCGCGCGATCCTGCTGCGCCATTTCGGCGAGAACCCGCCCGAGACCTGCGGCAATTGCGACAACTGCCTGAACCCTCCCAAGGCGATCGACGCGACGGTGGTGGCGCAGAAATACCTCTCTGCCGTCGCGCGCACGCGGCAGATGTACGGCGCGGGCTATGTCGAAAGCATCCTCACCGGCCAGTCGAGCGAACGCAGCCGGTCGCAGGGGCACGACAAGCTGTCGGTCTTCGGGATCGTCGAGGGGGAGGAAGCCGCGCTGCTCAAGCCAGTCCATCGCGCACTGCTGGTGCGCGGCGCGCTGCTGCCGACCGAGCATGGCGGGATGATGCTGGGCCCCGAGGCGCGGGGTTTTCTCAAGGGTGAACAACCGCTCGATCTGGTCATTCCGCCCAAGCGGGCAGGCGGAAAGCGCGGCAGCCGGGCAGGCTCGGGTCAGGCGCTCAACCCCGTGGACGATCCTCTGTTCGACGCGCTGCGCGCGCTGCGGCGCGACATCGCGAAGGAAAACCAGATTCCGCCCTACGTCATCTTCCACGATTCGGTGCTGCGCGACATGGCCGGCCTGCGCCCGCAGACCCGCGCCCTGCTGGGCGAATTGCCCGGCATAGGGGCGAAGAAGCTTGAGGCCTATGGGGACGCGTTTCTGGAGGTGATCCGCCAGCACGAGCGCTAG